The following are encoded in a window of Streptomyces griseiscabiei genomic DNA:
- a CDS encoding S1 family peptidase, with translation MRKPLVASLFALVITGTGAAPAVAAPEPADTAVKTVVGDVVDTANRTVADLTAPSVQAVNFAGTVSLSNCSGSVVRMPDSEDNDPALVMTNGHCLESGFPDAGEVIVDQASTRTFGLLNSAGTRVGTLRASKIAYGTMTDTDMAVYQLTTTYAQIKSTYGIDALVYDTARPTVGTAITVVSGYWKRTYSCAVDGYAYRLKEGDWTWKDSIRYTSACQTIGGTSGSPVLNDATGKVVGVNNTGNESGQRCTVNNPCEVDANGTVTVRRGINYAQQTWHVPACFGVDNKLDLDASGCILPQP, from the coding sequence ATGAGAAAGCCTCTCGTCGCCTCGCTGTTCGCCCTGGTGATCACCGGGACGGGCGCGGCACCGGCGGTCGCGGCGCCGGAACCGGCGGACACGGCGGTCAAGACGGTGGTCGGCGATGTCGTCGACACGGCGAACAGGACCGTCGCCGACCTCACGGCCCCGTCCGTCCAGGCCGTCAACTTCGCCGGCACCGTCTCGCTCAGCAACTGCTCCGGTTCGGTCGTGCGGATGCCCGACTCCGAGGACAACGACCCGGCGCTGGTGATGACCAACGGCCACTGCCTGGAGAGCGGCTTCCCGGACGCCGGCGAGGTCATCGTCGACCAGGCCTCCACCCGCACCTTCGGCCTGCTCAACTCGGCCGGCACCCGCGTCGGCACCCTGCGGGCCAGCAAGATCGCGTACGGCACCATGACCGACACGGACATGGCGGTGTACCAGCTCACCACCACGTACGCGCAGATCAAGAGCACGTACGGCATCGACGCGCTCGTCTACGACACGGCTCGCCCGACCGTCGGCACCGCCATCACCGTCGTCTCCGGGTACTGGAAGCGGACGTACAGCTGCGCCGTCGACGGGTACGCGTACCGTCTGAAGGAGGGCGACTGGACCTGGAAGGACTCCATCCGCTACACCTCCGCCTGCCAGACCATCGGCGGCACCTCGGGCTCCCCGGTCCTCAACGACGCCACCGGCAAGGTCGTCGGCGTCAACAACACGGGCAACGAGAGCGGGCAGCGCTGCACGGTCAACAACCCGTGCGAGGTGGACGCGAACGGCACCGTGACCGTCCGCCGGGGCATCAACTACGCCCAGCAGACCTGGCACGTCCCCGCGTGCTTCGGCGTGGACAACAAGCTGGACCTCGACGCGAGCGGCTGCATCCTGCCGCAACCGTAG
- a CDS encoding N-acyl-D-amino-acid deacylase family protein → MDLVFRDAEVVDGSGEVSYRADVVVAEGRITSIVKEAAAAGCQRPRGGREIDAEGLVLAPGFIDMHAHSDLALLRDPDHTAKAAQGVTLEVIGQDGLSYAPVDDRTLEEVRRAITGWNGYGEDIDFGWRSVGEYLDRLDHGFGGEGIALNAAYLVPQGAVRMLAVGWEDRPATARELDRMRELVAAGLREGAVGMSSGLTYTPGMYAEDAELTELCRVVASYGGYYCPHHRSYGAGALRAYEEMVALTREAGCALHLAHATMNFGVNEGRAPELLSLLDDALAAGADITLDTYPYTPGCTTLVAMLPSWAGEGGPEAILARLGDEETAGRIRHHMEVVGADGCHGVPIEWDTIEISGVADPALSSYVGRTVARSAEALGEEPWVTARRLLVEDRLGSTILQHVGHEENVRTIMRHRVHTGGSDGILRGDKPHPRAYGTFPHYLGRYVRELGVLSLEECVAHLTARPAARLRLADRGRVREGYRADLVLFDPATVAAGSTYEAPRTLPTGIPYVLIDGRFVIEDGRRTDVLAGRAVRRATA, encoded by the coding sequence ATGGACCTGGTCTTCCGTGATGCCGAGGTCGTGGACGGTTCCGGTGAGGTCTCCTACCGGGCCGATGTGGTGGTGGCGGAGGGCCGGATCACGTCGATCGTGAAGGAGGCCGCCGCGGCCGGGTGCCAGCGGCCGAGGGGCGGGCGGGAGATCGACGCCGAGGGGCTCGTGCTGGCCCCCGGGTTCATCGACATGCACGCCCACAGCGACCTCGCGCTGCTGCGGGACCCCGATCACACCGCGAAGGCGGCGCAGGGGGTGACGCTGGAGGTCATCGGCCAGGACGGGCTGTCGTACGCGCCCGTCGACGACCGCACCCTCGAAGAGGTCCGCCGCGCGATCACCGGCTGGAACGGCTACGGCGAGGACATCGACTTCGGCTGGCGTTCGGTGGGCGAGTACCTGGACCGGCTCGACCACGGCTTCGGGGGCGAGGGCATCGCCCTCAACGCCGCCTATCTGGTGCCGCAGGGGGCGGTGCGGATGCTCGCCGTGGGGTGGGAGGACCGGCCGGCCACGGCCCGGGAGCTGGACCGTATGCGGGAGTTGGTGGCAGCCGGGCTGCGGGAGGGCGCGGTCGGGATGTCGTCGGGGCTGACGTACACCCCGGGCATGTACGCCGAGGACGCCGAACTGACCGAGCTGTGCCGGGTGGTGGCGTCGTACGGCGGCTACTACTGCCCGCACCACCGCTCGTATGGGGCGGGCGCGCTCCGGGCGTACGAGGAGATGGTCGCGCTGACGCGGGAGGCGGGCTGTGCTCTGCATCTGGCCCACGCCACCATGAACTTCGGGGTGAACGAGGGGCGGGCGCCCGAGCTGCTGAGCCTGCTGGACGACGCGCTCGCCGCCGGCGCGGACATCACGCTCGACACCTATCCGTACACCCCCGGCTGTACGACGCTGGTGGCGATGCTGCCGAGCTGGGCGGGCGAGGGCGGTCCGGAGGCGATCCTCGCGCGGCTGGGCGACGAGGAGACGGCCGGGCGCATCCGGCACCACATGGAGGTCGTGGGCGCCGACGGCTGCCACGGCGTGCCCATCGAGTGGGACACGATCGAGATCTCGGGGGTCGCCGACCCGGCGCTGTCCTCGTACGTGGGCCGTACGGTCGCGCGGTCGGCCGAGGCGCTGGGCGAGGAGCCCTGGGTCACCGCGCGCCGGCTGCTGGTCGAGGACCGGCTCGGCTCGACGATCCTCCAGCACGTCGGCCACGAGGAGAACGTACGGACGATCATGCGTCACCGGGTGCACACCGGCGGCTCCGACGGCATCCTGCGCGGCGACAAGCCGCATCCGCGGGCCTACGGGACGTTCCCCCACTATCTCGGCCGGTACGTACGGGAGTTGGGCGTGCTCTCGCTGGAGGAGTGCGTCGCCCATCTCACCGCGCGTCCCGCCGCGCGGCTCCGCCTCGCGGACCGGGGACGCGTCCGCGAGGGGTACCGCGCCGACCTCGTCCTCTTCGATCCGGCGACCGTGGCCGCCGGATCGACGTACGAGGCCCCGCGCACCCTGCCCACCGGCATCCCATACGTCCTGATCGACGGCCGCTTCGTCATCGAGGACGGGCGCAGGACGGACGTGCTGGCGGGCCGGGCGGTCAGGAGGGCGACTGCCTGA
- a CDS encoding amino acid deaminase, giving the protein MDVVGGFREASVGVESGGALARLGAERVDHRFKGLPPDADGLTVGELAAQRRNLFTGGFTTPVLALSAERLEHNLALMETYAERHGLAFAPHGKTSMAPELFWRQIERGAWGITLAVPHQARVAREFGIERIFLANEVVDAAALRWVAEELAADPAFRFVCYVDSVRGVEVMDAALRGSVRPVDVVVELGAGEGARTGVRTEAECAAVADAVAGTGTLRLVGVAGYEGEVPDADPERVGAWLRRLTALAVGFDRAGRFAGVEEIIVSAGGSAWFDSVAEVFAELPELSVPVLKLLRSGAYVSHDAGHYRRITPFNRVPEEGALEPAFRLWAQIVSRPSPGQAFANAGKRDAAYDLDLPSAEVVRDAGTGVVREASGIAVTGLSDQHAWLRTEEGAALEVGDWVGLGLSHPCTSFDKWELIPVVEGDGTVTGYVRTFF; this is encoded by the coding sequence ATGGATGTCGTCGGGGGCTTCAGGGAGGCTTCTGTGGGTGTCGAGAGTGGCGGAGCGCTGGCCCGGCTGGGCGCGGAGCGCGTCGATCACCGGTTCAAGGGGCTTCCGCCGGACGCCGACGGGCTGACGGTGGGTGAGTTGGCCGCGCAGCGGCGGAATCTGTTCACCGGTGGTTTCACGACCCCCGTGCTCGCCCTGTCCGCCGAGCGGCTGGAGCACAACCTCGCGCTGATGGAGACGTACGCCGAGCGTCATGGGCTGGCCTTCGCCCCGCACGGCAAGACGTCCATGGCGCCGGAGCTGTTCTGGCGGCAGATCGAGCGCGGGGCGTGGGGCATCACCCTTGCCGTGCCCCATCAGGCGCGGGTGGCGCGGGAGTTCGGGATCGAGCGGATCTTCCTCGCCAACGAGGTCGTGGACGCTGCCGCTCTGCGCTGGGTCGCCGAGGAGCTGGCCGCCGATCCCGCGTTCCGGTTCGTCTGTTACGTCGACTCCGTGCGCGGGGTCGAGGTGATGGACGCGGCGCTGCGGGGCTCCGTCCGGCCCGTGGACGTCGTGGTGGAGCTGGGCGCGGGCGAGGGCGCGCGGACCGGGGTGCGTACGGAGGCGGAGTGCGCGGCGGTCGCCGACGCGGTGGCCGGGACCGGCACGCTGCGGCTGGTGGGGGTCGCCGGGTACGAGGGCGAGGTGCCGGACGCCGATCCTGAGCGGGTGGGGGCGTGGCTGCGCCGGCTCACCGCGCTGGCCGTCGGCTTCGACAGGGCCGGGCGGTTCGCGGGGGTGGAGGAGATCATCGTGAGCGCGGGCGGGAGTGCCTGGTTCGACTCGGTGGCCGAGGTGTTCGCCGAACTGCCCGAACTGTCCGTGCCGGTGCTGAAGTTGCTGCGGTCGGGGGCCTATGTCTCGCACGACGCCGGGCACTATCGGCGGATCACCCCGTTCAACCGGGTGCCCGAGGAGGGCGCCCTGGAGCCCGCCTTCCGGCTCTGGGCCCAGATCGTCTCCCGGCCCTCCCCCGGTCAGGCGTTCGCCAACGCGGGCAAGCGGGACGCCGCGTACGACCTCGATCTGCCGTCGGCGGAGGTGGTGCGGGACGCGGGTACGGGGGTGGTGCGGGAGGCCTCCGGGATCGCGGTCACGGGGCTGTCGGACCAGCACGCGTGGCTGCGGACCGAGGAGGGCGCGGCGCTGGAGGTCGGCGACTGGGTGGGGCTCGGGCTGTCGCATCCGTGCACGTCGTTCGACAAGTGGGAGCTGATCCCGGTGGTGGAGGGGGACGGGACCGTGACGGGGTACGTCCGGACGTTCTTCTGA
- a CDS encoding sugar kinase: MVTFLPTRPGRLADVPSFDRSIGGAESNVAIALAAAGHTVRWVSRVGADGFGDHLVETISQHHVDTTAVERDPERPTGVYFRTAGDRATDTHEVAYYRAGSAASAMSPDTVDLTAVRATRVLHLSGITAALSPDCLSLLRTLTAPHPHRPLISFDVNHRPALWNDTEAPHTLLELARAADLVLVGEDEATEAWGVTGGPTAIRALLPEPATLIVKQGAHGATLFERTDQPRTAARGRAGGCPPAAAGVHHRPPPHPTAPAGPRTETPRHTPDPTPTAGDPTAARTHAPTDTTTFVPAPTVQVVAAVGAGDAFAAGFLSATLRALPAKTRLRHGHLMAAATLTVPGDLGTPPRRDHADRLAALDDDAWGRLRLGPGWTQAEQAPEEVRTP, from the coding sequence ATGGTCACCTTCCTCCCCACCCGCCCCGGCCGCCTCGCGGACGTCCCCTCCTTCGACCGGTCCATCGGCGGCGCGGAGTCCAACGTCGCCATCGCCCTCGCCGCGGCCGGCCACACGGTCCGCTGGGTGAGCCGCGTGGGAGCCGACGGCTTCGGCGACCACCTGGTCGAGACGATCTCCCAGCACCACGTCGACACGACCGCCGTGGAACGCGACCCGGAACGCCCCACCGGCGTCTACTTCCGCACGGCGGGCGACCGCGCCACGGACACCCACGAGGTCGCCTACTACCGCGCCGGTTCGGCCGCCTCGGCGATGTCACCCGACACCGTCGACCTCACCGCCGTACGAGCCACCCGCGTCCTGCACCTCTCCGGCATCACAGCGGCGCTCTCCCCCGACTGCCTGAGCCTCCTGCGCACCCTGACGGCCCCCCACCCCCACCGCCCCCTGATCTCCTTCGACGTCAACCACCGCCCGGCCCTGTGGAACGACACCGAGGCCCCGCACACCCTCCTCGAACTGGCCCGCGCCGCCGACCTCGTCCTCGTCGGCGAGGACGAGGCGACGGAAGCCTGGGGCGTGACCGGCGGCCCCACCGCCATCCGCGCCCTCCTCCCCGAGCCCGCCACCCTGATCGTCAAACAGGGCGCCCACGGAGCCACCCTGTTCGAGCGGACGGATCAGCCGCGTACGGCGGCAAGGGGGCGTGCCGGGGGGTGTCCGCCCGCAGCGGCCGGCGTCCACCACCGGCCGCCTCCCCACCCGACGGCGCCGGCCGGACCGAGGACGGAGACCCCCCGGCACACCCCCGACCCCACCCCCACCGCGGGCGACCCGACGGCGGCGCGCACCCACGCGCCCACGGACACCACGACGTTCGTCCCCGCCCCCACCGTCCAGGTCGTGGCAGCGGTCGGCGCGGGCGACGCCTTCGCCGCCGGCTTCCTCTCCGCCACCCTCCGCGCCCTCCCCGCCAAGACCCGCCTCCGCCACGGCCACCTGATGGCGGCGGCCACCCTCACCGTCCCCGGCGACCTCGGCACCCCACCCCGCCGCGACCACGCCGACCGCCTCGCGGCCCTGGACGACGACGCGTGGGGGAGACTTCGACTCGGCCCCGGCTGGACGCAAGCCGAGCAGGCCCCCGAGGAGGTACGCACCCCATGA
- a CDS encoding IclR family transcriptional regulator: MSQTVDRALSILPLLAEGPADLGRVADRLGVHKSTALRLLRTLHEHGLVYRQSDQRYRLGARLFALAQEAVENLDIREIAHSHLVRLNEHCGHTVHLAVYEENEVLYIDKVDSRYPVRMYSRIGKPVAITVAAVAKLLLADLPEPERRALAEKLDYPLYTPRSTPNAPAFLKELARVREQGWATDLGGHEESINCVAAPIRGADGRVVAAMSVSAPNVVVTADELLTLLPLVRRTADAISGEYSGRTPTSDPV; encoded by the coding sequence ATGAGCCAGACCGTCGACCGCGCGCTCAGCATCCTGCCGCTGCTCGCCGAGGGCCCCGCCGACCTCGGCCGGGTCGCCGACCGCCTGGGCGTCCACAAGTCCACGGCCCTGCGCCTCCTGCGCACCCTCCACGAACACGGCCTGGTCTACCGCCAGTCCGACCAGCGCTACCGCCTCGGCGCCCGCCTCTTCGCCCTCGCCCAGGAGGCCGTGGAGAACCTCGACATCCGCGAGATCGCCCACTCCCACCTCGTCCGCCTCAACGAACACTGCGGCCACACCGTCCACCTCGCCGTCTACGAGGAGAACGAGGTCCTCTACATCGACAAGGTCGACAGCCGGTACCCGGTCCGCATGTACTCCCGGATCGGCAAGCCCGTCGCCATCACGGTCGCCGCCGTCGCCAAACTCCTGCTCGCCGACCTCCCGGAACCCGAGCGCCGCGCCCTCGCGGAGAAGCTCGACTACCCCCTGTACACGCCCCGTTCGACTCCCAACGCCCCCGCCTTCCTCAAGGAGCTGGCCCGGGTCCGCGAACAGGGCTGGGCCACCGACCTCGGTGGCCACGAGGAGTCCATCAACTGTGTCGCCGCCCCCATCCGGGGCGCCGACGGCCGGGTCGTCGCCGCGATGTCGGTCTCCGCGCCCAACGTGGTCGTCACCGCCGACGAACTCCTCACCCTGCTCCCGCTGGTCCGCCGCACCGCGGACGCGATCAGCGGCGAGTACTCCGGCAGAACCCCCACCTCGGACCCCGTATGA
- a CDS encoding RidA family protein, with amino-acid sequence MTDKIALTPATHTTPPAKFSHGVRKGNILQVAGQVGFLPAVEGQPPTPAGPTLREQTLQTLANVRAILEEGGATWDDVMMIRVYLTDVDHFAEMNALYNEYFEKHLTAAPAARTTVYVGLPAGLLIEIDALAVLDA; translated from the coding sequence ATGACCGACAAGATCGCCCTCACCCCCGCGACCCACACCACCCCGCCCGCCAAGTTCTCCCACGGCGTCCGCAAGGGCAACATCCTCCAGGTCGCGGGCCAGGTCGGCTTCCTCCCGGCCGTCGAGGGTCAGCCCCCCACCCCCGCCGGCCCCACCCTGCGCGAGCAGACCCTCCAGACCCTCGCCAACGTCCGGGCGATCCTCGAAGAGGGCGGCGCCACCTGGGACGACGTGATGATGATCCGCGTCTACCTCACCGACGTGGACCACTTCGCCGAGATGAACGCGCTCTACAACGAGTACTTCGAGAAGCACCTCACCGCGGCCCCGGCCGCCCGCACCACGGTCTACGTGGGCCTCCCCGCGGGCCTCCTGATCGAGATCGACGCACTGGCAGTGCTGGACGCCTGA